In Vespula pensylvanica isolate Volc-1 chromosome 16, ASM1446617v1, whole genome shotgun sequence, the following proteins share a genomic window:
- the LOC122634792 gene encoding uncharacterized protein LOC122634792 isoform X2 — translation MILPEPYVPNISVSVNKTPLNDIIFNTPDAPFIERTSLNGNGIISECTDDLSDKLSPKNNKNESPSKFNLKATGRSDTFVQDNNNSINKDNDNSPIITETTKEIVDDVFLEAEVLPHYMRLKLDTLRQSAADLITKIDDIKTISKNRTQSSIEKSVKPIRRLSSIGNYSSATRPSMLRSDQPSKKRRSFITFPGTTPTSSRLNNTVVLNENLSKRKSTSSMSLNVTTTNAIPTKSLAPKQSNVRSHSNLSLPVVKKSPVNDGRPAKNPKYAHIQSSIPKPSNIKKKT, via the exons ATGATCTTACCCGAACCATATGTACCTAATATAAGTGTCAGTGTTAATAAGACGCCActcaatgatattattttcaacacTCCGGATGCACCGTTTATTGAACGAACTAGTCTTAATGGAAATGGGATAATCAG CGAATGTACGGATGACTTATCGGATAAATTATCGCCTAAGAATAATAAG aaCGAGTCCCCATCGAAGTTTAATTTAAAGGCTACAGGAAGATCTGATACCTTCGTTCAAGATAATAACAATTCGATTAACAAGGATAACGATAACAGTCCTATTATTACGGAGACTACTAAAGAAATTGTCGACGATGTCTTCCTCGAAGCTGAAGTATTGCCACACTATATGCGTTTGAAATTAGACACTTTACGTCAATCTGCCGCTGATCTTATTACGAAAATCGACGATATCAAAACGATAAGCAAAAATCGTACACAG tcgtcgatcgaaaaatcTGTAAAACCGATTCGTCGATTATCATCCATCGGAAATTACTCATCTGCTACACGTCCATCGATGTTGCGATCGGATCAaccatcgaagaaaagaagatcgtTCATTACTTTTCCAGGGACGACACCCACGTCCTCGAGATTGAATAACACGGTGGTCCTGAATGAAAATctctcgaagagaaaaagtacgTCTTCCATGTCGCTTAACGTCACGACTACGAACGCGATCCCGACTAAATCGTTAGCACCAAAACAGTCCAATGTTCGATCTCATTCAAATCTGTCTTTGCCTGTCGTAAAAAAGTCACCCGTTAACGATGGTAGACCAGCGAAAAATCCAAAGTACGCGCACATTCAAAGTAGTATTCCTAAACCAtctaatattaagaaaaagacttag
- the LOC122634792 gene encoding uncharacterized protein LOC122634792 isoform X1, whose translation MDAANFTLEFTQLLTRYTTSRTPNENVGLNEISKAPLTSATIIQLVQESLRMILPEPYVPNISVSVNKTPLNDIIFNTPDAPFIERTSLNGNGIISECTDDLSDKLSPKNNKNESPSKFNLKATGRSDTFVQDNNNSINKDNDNSPIITETTKEIVDDVFLEAEVLPHYMRLKLDTLRQSAADLITKIDDIKTISKNRTQSSIEKSVKPIRRLSSIGNYSSATRPSMLRSDQPSKKRRSFITFPGTTPTSSRLNNTVVLNENLSKRKSTSSMSLNVTTTNAIPTKSLAPKQSNVRSHSNLSLPVVKKSPVNDGRPAKNPKYAHIQSSIPKPSNIKKKT comes from the exons ATGGATGCTGCGAATTTCACGTTGGAATTTACGCAATTATTAACGCGTTATACAACATCAAGAACACCGAACGAGAAC GTGGGACTCAACGAGATTTCGAAGGCACCATTGACCTCGGCAACCATCATCCAACTCGTGCAAGAATCCCTTCGTATGATCTTACCCGAACCATATGTACCTAATATAAGTGTCAGTGTTAATAAGACGCCActcaatgatattattttcaacacTCCGGATGCACCGTTTATTGAACGAACTAGTCTTAATGGAAATGGGATAATCAG CGAATGTACGGATGACTTATCGGATAAATTATCGCCTAAGAATAATAAG aaCGAGTCCCCATCGAAGTTTAATTTAAAGGCTACAGGAAGATCTGATACCTTCGTTCAAGATAATAACAATTCGATTAACAAGGATAACGATAACAGTCCTATTATTACGGAGACTACTAAAGAAATTGTCGACGATGTCTTCCTCGAAGCTGAAGTATTGCCACACTATATGCGTTTGAAATTAGACACTTTACGTCAATCTGCCGCTGATCTTATTACGAAAATCGACGATATCAAAACGATAAGCAAAAATCGTACACAG tcgtcgatcgaaaaatcTGTAAAACCGATTCGTCGATTATCATCCATCGGAAATTACTCATCTGCTACACGTCCATCGATGTTGCGATCGGATCAaccatcgaagaaaagaagatcgtTCATTACTTTTCCAGGGACGACACCCACGTCCTCGAGATTGAATAACACGGTGGTCCTGAATGAAAATctctcgaagagaaaaagtacgTCTTCCATGTCGCTTAACGTCACGACTACGAACGCGATCCCGACTAAATCGTTAGCACCAAAACAGTCCAATGTTCGATCTCATTCAAATCTGTCTTTGCCTGTCGTAAAAAAGTCACCCGTTAACGATGGTAGACCAGCGAAAAATCCAAAGTACGCGCACATTCAAAGTAGTATTCCTAAACCAtctaatattaagaaaaagacttag